ATGTAAATTTTTTATTTAAAGTATACCCATTTATAGAGTAAATTGAAAAAGAAATAAGCTTAAATAGATAATTTATATTTCCACTATATAAACCAGTAAAAAACCACAATAAATTTAATACTGAAAAGTCTATAATTACATTTAAAGCTCCTATAGAGACATATTTTATGAATTCTATAAATCCGTTATTTTTAATCATAAAATCCCTTCTATTCTATATAATATATTTAATATTTTAATATAAACCATATAATAATATTATACTTTTAAGTATAATATTTCAAATCCATAAGAGGTTTATAAAGAAAAATCAGTATAATATTCTAATAATAAAATTACAATAGCTATTTTATTTATACAATAATCTAAAAAACTTAGAATTTTATATAATAAATAATTAAGTATTTATTAGAGGATAAAAAAGTAAAAATTAACTTTAACCTTTTTATTTTTTAGTATAATAGAATATATTATTTGTATTTTTTATCTATTTTTAATTCATTTCATAAATACATTGATTAATATGAAATAATTATTATAAGATAAATTTATAAAAGTTTAATGTACCTAATTAAATTAAGAGAGGTGAGCATATTTTAATATTTAATTAAAATATATATTATGAAAAAATTTGAATTGGAAAATGGAATAAGAATAATCTATGAAAAAACTTTAAGTAATATAAGTTCTATATGTATAGGATTTAATGGGGGGGCTTTAGAAGAAAAGGATAGATTTCCTTTTGGAACAGCCCATGCTGTAGAGCATATGGTTTCTAAAGGAACTTTTAATAGAACAGAAAAAGAATTAAATGTTTTAGCAGATAGTATTTTTGGTTTTGAAAATGCTATGACTAATTATCCTTATGTGGTTTATTATGGAAGTTTTTTAAATGAAGATTTAGAAAAGGTTTTAGATTTTTATAGTGATATATTGTTAAATCCAAAGTTTGAAGAAAAATCTTTTCAAGAAGAAAAATCTATTATATTAGAAGAATTAAAGGAATGGAGAGAAGATACTTATCAATTCTGTGAAGATCAACTATTAAAAAATTCTTTTAAAGAAAGAAGAATAAAAGAACTGATTATAGGAAATGAGGATAGCATTAAAGCTATTACTTTGGGCCATTTAAAAAATTTTTATAATGATTATTATACACCAGAAAATTGTGTAATTACTATAGTAACATCATTAAGTGTAGAAAAAAGTATAGAAAGTATAAAAAAATTTTTGAAAGATTTTAATAGAGCTTATAAAAAAGTAGAAGAAATAAAATATGAAAATAGAAATGAGGCTATCTATACTGATTACAAAGATGGTATAGAAGGTGCTAAAATAATATATAGCTATGATATTAATAATTTAAATAAGGAAGAAATAATAATTCTTAAAATATTTAATGAGATTTTTGCAGAAGGTACAAGCAGCCTTTTATTTGATAATATTAGAACTAAAAATTTGCTAGCCTATGATGTAGGAAGTGACTTTAAAAATGAAAGAGGTATAAAACTACTTAATTTTTATGTAGGTACATCTAAAGAAAAGGTAAGTAAAGTTATTAATATAATGGACAAAATTTTAGAAGAAATAATCAATAATGAAGAATATTTTACAAAGGAAAATATAATTAGAGCTTTAAAAAGTATAAAACTTAAAAAGGCTATACGTTATGAAATGTCTATAAGGTTAGCTTTAGACATTACTACTTCTGAACTTATGTATAATGATAGTTTAATTATAAATGATTCTATAGAAGATTTATATTCAATAAAAGAAAAAGATATAAAAAAGGTATTAAGAAAAGCTTTTAGAAATAAAGTTATACAAATATTACAATAATTATTAAATATGAATTTATAAAACTTTATAATTTTATTTTTCGTAATAAAATTAATTTACTACATTCTTTATAAAGAGTGTAGTTTTTATATAATAGAATATTTATATTTAGCATAAATAAATTTTTTTAGCATAAAAATTCTACACATAAAGGCTATTACAACATTAGTACATGTAAAAATTTGTGGATATTTAGTATCTATAATAAAATCTATTGTTGTAATCCTTGTAAAAAAGTCGGAAAATTATTATAATTAAACAGTATGTGGATAATCTTTAATTATAATAATTTTTGAATAACTAAAATAAATAAACATTAATAAGAATATAGTGTTATTAATATATAAAGTTTAAAAAATATAGAAATAAATTTATATAAAATAATATACTATAACTATATAATAATGAGGAAATTTGAGAGGAGGGAATAAGGATATAATATCCTTATAAATATATGAGTAATTTGTATGAAAGGTATAAAAATGCTAGAGTTCATGCCCCTAATTTCCCAATGACTATTGAGTGGATAGGTACCAAAAGGACAAATTTGGATAAATTAAAAAATAGAGTTATACTTTTAGACTTTTGGACTTTTTGTTGTATAAATTGCATACATGTAATAGATGACCTAAAATATTTAGAAGAAAAATATAAGAATAAATTACAGGTTATAGGGGTACATTCTCCTAAATTTAAATATG
Above is a window of Clostridium sporogenes DNA encoding:
- a CDS encoding insulinase family protein — its product is MKKFELENGIRIIYEKTLSNISSICIGFNGGALEEKDRFPFGTAHAVEHMVSKGTFNRTEKELNVLADSIFGFENAMTNYPYVVYYGSFLNEDLEKVLDFYSDILLNPKFEEKSFQEEKSIILEELKEWREDTYQFCEDQLLKNSFKERRIKELIIGNEDSIKAITLGHLKNFYNDYYTPENCVITIVTSLSVEKSIESIKKFLKDFNRAYKKVEEIKYENRNEAIYTDYKDGIEGAKIIYSYDINNLNKEEIIILKIFNEIFAEGTSSLLFDNIRTKNLLAYDVGSDFKNERGIKLLNFYVGTSKEKVSKVINIMDKILEEIINNEEYFTKENIIRALKSIKLKKAIRYEMSIRLALDITTSELMYNDSLIINDSIEDLYSIKEKDIKKVLRKAFRNKVIQILQ